A single genomic interval of Chryseobacterium paludis harbors:
- a CDS encoding class I SAM-dependent methyltransferase — MENRWIFKTDLHGQDDTDPILEALRNVLTDCNIDFIKQNSEVLLQVDGCSVDTELIISEAGKLGFNCGQIIDKINIGGINSAEDMKVFWDDSFIKHKTMWGFEPSHSAVLTKELFMEQDVNNILIPGIGYGRNAQIFIENKIKVTGIEISKTAIKLAEEQFKNKMKIFQGSVTEMPFDLHLYDGIFCYALLHLLNGDQRKKMISDCFNQLQNEGWMVFSVISKNSPNYGKGKGIGKDTFEIGKGGQLFFYDMEAVQKEFKEYGLLDYFEIDEQTDAVTKLSAFKFIMIICRKENKNESVKNESDCKSNSISVVFNKMLSYNY; from the coding sequence ATGGAAAATAGATGGATATTTAAAACAGACCTTCATGGACAAGATGATACAGATCCTATTTTGGAAGCTTTGAGAAATGTTTTGACTGACTGTAATATTGATTTCATTAAACAGAATTCTGAGGTATTGCTTCAGGTTGATGGATGCTCAGTGGACACTGAACTTATTATTTCAGAGGCTGGAAAATTAGGTTTCAACTGTGGACAAATAATAGATAAAATAAATATTGGTGGGATTAATTCAGCAGAAGATATGAAAGTATTTTGGGACGACAGTTTTATTAAACATAAGACCATGTGGGGTTTTGAACCTTCACATTCTGCAGTACTGACTAAAGAACTGTTTATGGAACAGGATGTGAATAATATTCTTATTCCAGGGATAGGATATGGTAGGAATGCTCAGATCTTTATAGAAAATAAAATTAAGGTAACAGGAATAGAAATCTCTAAAACTGCCATTAAACTGGCTGAAGAGCAGTTTAAAAATAAAATGAAAATTTTTCAGGGATCGGTCACAGAGATGCCCTTTGACCTCCATTTGTATGATGGAATTTTCTGCTATGCACTTCTTCATCTATTAAATGGTGATCAAAGAAAGAAAATGATCAGTGATTGTTTTAATCAATTACAAAATGAAGGCTGGATGGTCTTTTCGGTAATTTCTAAAAATTCTCCAAACTATGGAAAAGGAAAAGGGATCGGAAAGGATACTTTTGAAATTGGAAAAGGAGGACAGCTTTTTTTCTATGACATGGAGGCTGTACAGAAGGAATTTAAAGAATATGGGCTGTTGGATTATTTTGAAATTGATGAGCAGACAGATGCCGTGACAAAATTATCAGCATTCAAATTTATAATGATCATTTGTAGAAAAGAAAATAAAAATGAATCAGTTAAAAATGAAAGTGATTGTAAGTCAAATAGTATTTCTGTTGTTTTTAATAAAATGCTGTCTTACAATTACTAG
- a CDS encoding acetyl-CoA C-acyltransferase yields the protein MKEVFIVSAKRTPVGGLLGNLSGFSAPQLGALAIREAYKSISLEPELLDSVYMGNVLSAGVGQAPARQAAIFADIPYDKDATTINKVCASGMKATSLGAQQIQTGLEHLIVTGGMESMSNVPHYAFLRNGKKLGDITLTDGMTKDGLWDVYHNFHMGSAAELGIKKYGHTRQELDDYALSSYQKSQNATAQGKFKNEIVPVEVTKGKETVTIDKDEDIYKLIPEKIAQLKPVFEKDGLLTAANSSNLNDGAAALILASAEAVQKYQLKPLAKIIGYADAAQAPEWFTTSPALAIPKALLSANLDLSAVDYFEINEAYASVVLSNQKILGFDPEKVNVYGGAVAIGHPIGASGARILVTLLNVLQQEKGKYGVAAICNGGGGASAMVIENLNR from the coding sequence ATGAAAGAAGTATTTATTGTATCAGCAAAGCGCACCCCTGTAGGTGGATTACTTGGAAATTTATCTGGTTTTTCTGCACCACAATTAGGAGCTTTAGCCATTCGTGAAGCATATAAAAGCATTTCATTGGAACCCGAATTATTAGACAGTGTTTATATGGGAAATGTACTGAGTGCAGGAGTAGGACAGGCTCCGGCAAGACAGGCTGCTATTTTTGCTGATATTCCTTATGACAAAGATGCCACAACAATTAATAAAGTATGCGCCTCAGGAATGAAAGCCACTTCATTGGGAGCACAGCAAATTCAGACTGGTTTAGAACATCTTATCGTAACCGGAGGTATGGAAAGCATGAGCAATGTTCCACATTATGCTTTTCTAAGAAACGGAAAGAAATTGGGTGATATTACCCTTACCGATGGGATGACCAAAGATGGATTATGGGATGTCTATCATAATTTCCACATGGGAAGTGCAGCAGAGCTGGGTATAAAAAAATACGGACATACAAGACAGGAGCTGGATGATTATGCCTTATCTTCTTATCAAAAGTCGCAAAATGCAACGGCTCAGGGAAAATTTAAAAATGAAATTGTTCCTGTTGAAGTCACCAAAGGAAAAGAGACGGTTACAATCGATAAGGATGAAGATATTTATAAGCTTATCCCGGAAAAAATAGCTCAGCTGAAACCTGTTTTTGAAAAAGACGGATTACTTACTGCAGCTAATTCCAGCAATTTAAATGATGGAGCTGCTGCCTTAATTCTGGCTTCTGCAGAGGCTGTACAAAAATATCAGCTAAAGCCACTTGCCAAGATCATAGGATATGCAGATGCCGCTCAGGCTCCGGAATGGTTTACCACTTCGCCAGCGTTAGCAATTCCAAAAGCACTTTTAAGTGCTAATCTGGATCTTTCTGCAGTAGACTATTTTGAAATTAATGAAGCTTATGCTTCAGTAGTTCTTTCAAATCAGAAAATCCTGGGATTTGATCCTGAGAAGGTTAATGTTTATGGCGGAGCAGTAGCTATTGGTCATCCGATAGGAGCTTCGGGAGCAAGAATCCTGGTTACCCTTCTTAATGTGTTACAACAGGAAAAAGGAAAATATGGAGTAGCAGCGATCTGTAATGGTGGTGGGGGAGCTTCAGCGATGGTTATTGAAAATTTAAATAGGTAG
- a CDS encoding alpha/beta hydrolase: MIKRLSLLIILLCSIVLFGQNKQPSDEYANAKEIIKDLDSIANPNGIQERYKAQIGGIDQWVYVRGQNKDNPMILFVHGGPASPISPVMWMFQRPIEEYFTVVNYDQRASGKTYNANDTLRLNNTIKIDQYVDDAIQLAELIKQKYKKKKVILIGHSWGTVISMNAALKRPDLFYAYVGIGQVINTKDNERLSVDYAVKEATRLKNTTALKELATIAPYPGNIPITRQRIIIARKWPQYYGGLTAFKDNSKYFFQAPLLSPEYSDIDAEAIGKGSLFTLGKILPEFLQVDFKSIKKFPIPVFMFMGRHDYTTPSEPTEKWIQNVKAPTKKGIWFENSAHLIPFEEPGKMLVTLLNDVKPVCQ, translated from the coding sequence ATGATAAAGAGACTGTCATTATTAATAATACTACTATGCTCAATTGTTCTTTTTGGGCAAAATAAACAACCTTCCGATGAGTATGCTAACGCCAAAGAAATCATTAAAGATTTGGATTCGATTGCTAATCCCAATGGAATCCAGGAAAGATATAAAGCTCAAATTGGAGGGATAGATCAATGGGTATATGTAAGAGGACAAAACAAAGACAATCCTATGATTTTATTTGTGCATGGTGGTCCTGCATCTCCAATATCTCCGGTGATGTGGATGTTTCAAAGGCCTATTGAGGAATATTTTACGGTCGTCAACTATGATCAGAGAGCATCTGGTAAAACATATAATGCGAATGATACATTAAGATTAAACAATACTATAAAAATTGATCAGTATGTTGATGATGCAATACAGTTGGCCGAGTTGATTAAACAAAAATATAAAAAGAAAAAAGTGATCCTCATTGGACATAGTTGGGGAACTGTAATTTCCATGAATGCTGCATTAAAAAGGCCTGATTTATTTTATGCTTATGTTGGCATCGGGCAAGTAATTAACACCAAGGATAACGAACGGTTAAGTGTTGATTATGCAGTAAAGGAAGCTACCAGATTAAAAAACACTACTGCCTTGAAAGAACTGGCCACAATAGCACCATATCCTGGGAATATTCCCATTACAAGGCAGCGGATTATTATTGCAAGAAAATGGCCTCAATATTATGGAGGCTTAACAGCATTTAAAGATAACTCAAAGTATTTCTTCCAGGCTCCACTGCTATCTCCTGAATACTCTGATATAGATGCCGAAGCAATTGGCAAGGGAAGTCTCTTTACTCTCGGAAAAATTCTTCCTGAATTTCTACAGGTTGATTTCAAAAGCATCAAGAAATTTCCTATTCCAGTCTTTATGTTTATGGGAAGACATGACTATACAACTCCTTCTGAGCCAACCGAAAAATGGATACAAAATGTAAAAGCGCCTACAAAAAAGGGGATATGGTTTGAAAATTCAGCTCATTTAATTCCTTTCGAGGAGCCTGGTAAAATGTTAGTTACTTTATTAAATGATGTTAAGCCTGTTTGTCAATAG
- a CDS encoding alpha/beta fold hydrolase, with protein MNPTIYYKNVDVNGLNIFYRESGPKDAPILLLLHGFPTSSHMFRDLIPTLNDKYHIIAPDLPGFGFTDAPDPSQFDYTFDNLAKTMQGFIDTLELKRFALYIFDYGAPTGLRLALANPEKITGIISQNGNAYEEGLSEGWNPMKKYWQDPSKENREALSDFTSKKMTIFQYEEGVRDVSLIAPESYALDQYFLDRPGRNDIQLDLMLDYRTNVALYPAFQEYFRKYQPQLLAAWGKYDPFFLPPGAEAYKRDIPNATIKFYETGHFALETHVQEISKDIRIFLDQLPA; from the coding sequence ATGAACCCAACTATTTATTACAAAAACGTAGATGTTAACGGCCTGAATATTTTTTATCGTGAATCGGGACCAAAAGATGCTCCAATTCTATTGCTGCTTCACGGATTTCCTACTTCCTCACATATGTTTCGGGATTTGATTCCTACTTTAAATGATAAATACCACATCATAGCTCCTGATCTGCCGGGTTTTGGATTTACCGATGCTCCGGATCCATCGCAGTTTGACTATACTTTCGATAATCTTGCTAAAACTATGCAAGGGTTTATTGATACTCTGGAACTAAAAAGATTTGCTCTGTATATTTTTGATTATGGTGCTCCCACGGGTCTCAGACTTGCCTTAGCCAATCCTGAAAAAATAACGGGGATTATTTCTCAAAATGGGAATGCTTATGAAGAAGGTTTAAGTGAAGGTTGGAATCCTATGAAAAAATACTGGCAAGATCCAAGTAAGGAAAATCGAGAAGCACTAAGCGATTTTACTTCAAAAAAGATGACCATATTCCAATACGAAGAAGGAGTTCGTGATGTATCGCTTATTGCTCCGGAGTCCTATGCATTGGATCAGTATTTTCTGGACCGTCCGGGAAGAAATGATATCCAATTGGATCTGATGCTGGATTATCGTACTAATGTTGCTTTATATCCTGCATTTCAGGAATATTTCAGAAAATATCAACCACAATTATTAGCCGCTTGGGGGAAATATGACCCTTTCTTTTTACCTCCGGGAGCAGAAGCTTATAAAAGAGATATTCCGAATGCTACCATAAAGTTTTATGAAACCGGTCACTTTGCACTGGAAACTCATGTACAGGAAATAAGTAAGGATATCAGAATTTTTTTAGATCAATTACCGGCATAG
- a CDS encoding winged helix-turn-helix transcriptional regulator, whose product MIPDNDCSKAMLSIKDALDAVEGRWKLLILYSLCSGPKRFKELSREVPGITDKTLSKELKNLQANKLVNREVFDTSPPTVEYTMTPHGMSLKNVLFELWNWGLIHREEVIGK is encoded by the coding sequence ATGATACCTGATAATGATTGTTCAAAAGCCATGTTATCTATAAAAGACGCTTTGGATGCAGTAGAGGGCAGATGGAAACTATTGATCCTTTATTCATTGTGCAGTGGACCAAAGCGTTTTAAAGAGCTCTCAAGAGAGGTCCCTGGAATAACAGACAAAACCCTGTCAAAAGAGTTAAAGAATTTACAGGCTAATAAATTAGTCAATAGAGAAGTCTTCGATACTTCCCCTCCAACAGTAGAATATACCATGACGCCACATGGTATGTCATTAAAAAATGTATTGTTTGAACTTTGGAACTGGGGGCTTATTCATCGTGAAGAGGTGATAGGAAAGTAG
- a CDS encoding carboxymuconolactone decarboxylase family protein: MKNFQIPQKEQLSEANQSIFNQLEKGIGYVPNLFATFAHSENGLSTYMGLQNAKSSLKAKEKEVVSLVVSQYNKCLYCLSAHTAVAKLNGFNDEQILEIRKVNISFDSKLSSLANLVQEVVSKKGEISDEAKENFFNEGYTEGNLVDVIIAIGDKTITNYLYAVTKIPVDWPIAAEL, translated from the coding sequence ATGAAAAATTTTCAAATTCCTCAAAAAGAACAACTTTCAGAAGCTAACCAAAGTATTTTCAATCAACTGGAAAAAGGGATTGGATATGTTCCTAACCTTTTTGCCACTTTCGCTCATTCTGAAAATGGATTAAGTACCTATATGGGATTGCAAAATGCAAAATCTTCTCTAAAAGCAAAAGAAAAAGAGGTGGTGAGTCTGGTGGTAAGTCAATATAATAAATGTCTTTACTGTTTAAGTGCTCATACTGCTGTCGCAAAGCTTAATGGATTTAATGATGAACAAATTTTAGAGATCAGAAAAGTAAATATTTCTTTTGACTCAAAACTAAGTTCTTTGGCTAATCTGGTTCAGGAAGTAGTAAGTAAAAAAGGAGAAATATCTGATGAAGCAAAAGAAAACTTTTTTAATGAAGGATATACAGAAGGAAATTTAGTTGATGTGATTATTGCTATTGGTGATAAGACCATAACCAATTATTTATATGCTGTCACAAAGATACCCGTAGATTGGCCAATAGCTGCTGAGCTATAG
- a CDS encoding aminotransferase-like domain-containing protein gives MKKEVLYLKIAGIIEKQILNGTLRLGDKLPSIRTVQKVYNVSINTVRQAFLELESKSLIEPVPKSGYYVSRASQRKFSLPSVIILESLQKEKHPEDLFNKTFASSDNKDITHFSLGLPEKSLLPIAQLNKSVATVMRTLANGGATYESVQGNLNFRRTVARWAFMLEGKITEDDVVVTSGAMNGMFMCLMAVTKPGDKVAIESPAYFGILKMISAMGLEAVEIPSDPATGLDLEALKKVLPTISACCFIVNFNNPLGTLMSDDHKRELVKMLTERDIPLVENDIFRTVYYGAERPKPCKAFDEAGIVMLVNSVSKTLAPGYRVGWIIPGKYKDRIIQQKLIQTLSTPAIYQETISHFLENGRYDHHLRTFRKTIQANCQKLQQGIEDFFPDNTKVSQPKGGFMLWLELDKKIDTVKLYDIAIRQNISFAPGRMFTQYNQYNNCMRLNFAMEWNEKINTDLQTLGKIVKAW, from the coding sequence ATGAAAAAAGAAGTCCTGTATTTAAAGATTGCCGGAATCATTGAGAAACAAATTCTTAATGGAACCTTAAGGCTTGGCGATAAACTCCCGTCTATACGAACTGTACAGAAAGTGTATAATGTAAGTATCAATACTGTTCGACAGGCATTTCTGGAACTTGAAAGTAAATCATTAATAGAGCCTGTTCCAAAATCGGGTTATTATGTAAGTCGGGCTTCTCAAAGGAAATTTTCACTTCCCTCGGTTATTATATTAGAATCATTACAGAAAGAAAAACATCCTGAAGATCTTTTTAATAAAACTTTTGCTTCATCCGATAATAAAGATATTACCCATTTTTCTCTTGGCTTGCCTGAAAAAAGTCTTCTACCAATTGCTCAGCTTAACAAAAGTGTCGCTACGGTGATGCGCACTTTAGCCAACGGTGGTGCAACCTACGAATCGGTACAGGGTAATCTTAACTTCAGAAGAACCGTTGCCAGATGGGCGTTTATGCTGGAAGGTAAAATAACTGAAGATGATGTCGTGGTAACATCAGGGGCTATGAATGGAATGTTTATGTGCCTGATGGCAGTTACGAAACCTGGAGATAAAGTAGCTATTGAAAGCCCAGCCTATTTCGGAATCCTTAAGATGATAAGCGCCATGGGACTTGAAGCTGTAGAAATACCTTCAGATCCTGCAACCGGTTTGGATCTGGAAGCTCTTAAAAAGGTTTTGCCTACGATAAGTGCATGTTGCTTTATAGTAAATTTTAATAATCCTTTGGGCACTCTGATGTCTGACGATCATAAAAGAGAACTGGTAAAAATGCTTACGGAGCGTGATATTCCACTGGTAGAAAATGATATATTCAGGACAGTCTATTATGGAGCAGAAAGGCCAAAACCCTGTAAGGCATTTGATGAAGCTGGCATTGTAATGCTGGTCAATTCTGTATCTAAAACACTGGCGCCAGGTTATCGTGTAGGCTGGATTATTCCTGGAAAATACAAAGACAGGATTATTCAGCAAAAATTAATTCAAACACTTTCTACACCTGCAATTTATCAGGAAACGATATCACATTTTTTAGAGAACGGAAGATATGATCATCACTTGCGGACTTTCAGAAAAACAATACAGGCTAATTGTCAAAAACTTCAACAAGGAATAGAGGATTTTTTTCCGGATAACACGAAAGTTTCTCAGCCAAAAGGAGGTTTTATGCTATGGTTGGAGCTTGATAAAAAAATTGATACCGTAAAACTGTATGATATTGCCATCCGTCAAAATATAAGTTTCGCTCCGGGAAGGATGTTTACTCAATACAATCAATATAACAACTGTATGAGACTGAATTTTGCAATGGAATGGAATGAGAAAATAAACACTGACCTCCAGACCCTCGGGAAAATTGTTAAAGCCTGGTGA
- a CDS encoding LysR family transcriptional regulator: protein MNLNDLKIFEAVAVHGSFTKAADVMCTVQSNVTARIKTLEEELEAQLFTRTSRKVSLTKSGHAFIQYARQISHIIDEAKKEIKKSDQIGGNLCIGCIETTLVFKAPGILSNFMKIYPHVDLEFKSDSRTKLIDDVLNYKLDAAFVSVPIHSSQLEQVHIKEDELVIVSSLEEKSINQILKKENLSIVVFEQGCVYRARLEAMLNSRGIIEYKSMVLNSIEGIINFVEAGLGITILPVELIEQYYKSRKLKVFKLNKEISSISTSLIYLKNIPKSQALEAFIAMHT, encoded by the coding sequence ATGAATTTAAATGATCTTAAAATATTTGAGGCAGTAGCGGTTCACGGAAGTTTTACTAAAGCTGCAGATGTGATGTGTACGGTACAGTCTAATGTTACTGCAAGAATAAAAACATTAGAGGAAGAATTGGAAGCTCAACTTTTCACCCGTACTTCAAGAAAAGTTTCTTTAACCAAATCCGGACATGCATTCATTCAGTATGCGCGTCAGATTTCTCATATTATTGATGAAGCTAAAAAAGAAATCAAAAAATCGGATCAGATAGGGGGAAATTTATGTATTGGATGTATAGAAACCACTTTAGTATTTAAGGCTCCGGGTATCCTTTCAAATTTTATGAAAATATATCCACATGTAGATTTGGAATTCAAATCAGATTCCCGTACCAAACTGATTGATGATGTATTAAATTATAAACTGGATGCTGCATTTGTTTCGGTTCCTATTCATTCTTCACAACTTGAGCAGGTCCACATTAAGGAGGATGAATTGGTTATCGTTTCTTCTCTTGAAGAAAAATCAATCAACCAGATCCTTAAAAAAGAAAACCTAAGTATTGTTGTATTTGAACAGGGATGCGTGTATAGAGCAAGGCTTGAAGCAATGCTTAATTCAAGGGGTATCATTGAATACAAAAGTATGGTATTGAATTCCATAGAAGGTATTATTAATTTTGTTGAGGCTGGTCTCGGAATCACCATACTCCCTGTTGAACTGATCGAACAATATTATAAGTCCCGTAAGTTAAAGGTATTTAAACTTAACAAAGAGATAAGCAGCATATCAACTTCACTTATTTATTTAAAGAATATTCCAAAATCTCAAGCTTTAGAGGCATTTATAGCAATGCATACTTAA
- a CDS encoding MFS transporter → MKEKDLTKQTIFDEGKRQRRMILITVCLALMAVIASVSGLNVAQPKLAIEFNASQTNILWMINIYTISLAALLLPLGAIGDRIGRKKILLVGLFIFGIASMMSGWATSSFMMIVARFLCGVGAAMIMPVTLAVITSTFPEEERSKAIGIWTGVAGGGGILGMYLSAVLVDLATWRLLFVIPVVLALVSIALAIRYVPDSTEKTEPQFDLVGSLLSIIAVIGIVYTLHEAPVHGWTEPLTLGSLITGVISAVLFVLWELRQKAPILDVSLFMERGLSSGSISLLAIFGVQAGIFVVLFPYFQGVLGWSGLRSTLAMMPMALLMMLASGFAPKVAMRIGRRFTMASGILLGGFGAALMAVFVSVDGGYLSVLPGMLAMGFGMGLSMTPSTEAITSALPASRQGIASALNDITRELGTALGVALLGSLVSAGYKSMIDKKLNGISTHAATLAREGISNALAVAPETGDQSALLIRIARESFVYGWKQAMWVGAVVMLILFMYVLVYGPKRINKEILS, encoded by the coding sequence ATGAAAGAAAAAGATCTCACAAAACAAACAATTTTTGATGAAGGTAAGCGTCAAAGAAGAATGATACTTATCACAGTTTGCCTTGCGTTAATGGCAGTAATTGCTTCTGTAAGCGGGCTTAATGTGGCACAACCGAAATTGGCAATAGAATTCAATGCATCTCAGACTAATATATTGTGGATGATCAACATTTATACAATAAGTTTAGCCGCTTTACTATTGCCTCTCGGTGCTATTGGCGACAGAATTGGACGCAAAAAAATACTGCTTGTTGGTTTATTTATTTTTGGAATAGCAAGTATGATGTCGGGTTGGGCAACTTCTTCTTTTATGATGATTGTTGCTAGATTTTTGTGTGGTGTTGGTGCGGCAATGATCATGCCCGTGACACTTGCCGTTATTACATCTACATTTCCTGAGGAAGAACGTTCGAAGGCCATTGGTATTTGGACCGGTGTGGCTGGAGGTGGCGGGATTCTGGGGATGTACCTTTCTGCGGTTTTGGTTGACCTTGCCACCTGGCGTCTGCTTTTTGTTATTCCTGTGGTCCTTGCTTTGGTATCAATTGCTCTGGCGATTCGATATGTTCCCGATTCTACAGAAAAAACAGAACCGCAGTTTGATCTGGTAGGTTCTCTCCTATCGATAATTGCAGTAATTGGCATCGTTTATACACTACATGAAGCTCCGGTTCATGGCTGGACAGAACCACTAACGTTAGGATCCCTGATTACAGGAGTGATATCGGCTGTACTATTTGTGCTTTGGGAATTGCGCCAGAAAGCGCCAATCCTTGATGTATCTCTTTTTATGGAACGTGGTTTATCCAGTGGATCTATATCATTACTGGCGATTTTTGGGGTACAAGCCGGAATATTTGTAGTGCTCTTCCCCTATTTTCAGGGTGTATTAGGTTGGTCAGGTCTACGTTCTACACTTGCGATGATGCCTATGGCTTTACTTATGATGCTTGCTTCAGGTTTTGCTCCTAAAGTAGCCATGCGAATAGGAAGACGTTTTACCATGGCATCTGGGATTTTATTAGGCGGTTTTGGTGCTGCTCTTATGGCTGTATTTGTATCTGTAGACGGCGGTTATCTGTCGGTACTTCCCGGAATGCTTGCTATGGGATTTGGAATGGGATTAAGTATGACTCCTTCTACCGAAGCTATAACTTCAGCATTGCCTGCTAGTCGCCAGGGAATCGCTTCTGCGCTTAATGATATTACCAGGGAACTCGGAACAGCTCTCGGGGTTGCTTTACTAGGATCTCTGGTAAGTGCAGGCTACAAGAGTATGATCGATAAAAAGTTAAATGGAATTTCTACGCATGCTGCGACGTTGGCTCGAGAAGGCATTTCTAATGCACTTGCTGTTGCTCCGGAAACAGGTGATCAATCTGCTTTACTAATTCGCATTGCCCGTGAATCTTTTGTATATGGTTGGAAACAGGCCATGTGGGTTGGTGCTGTTGTTATGCTGATCCTGTTCATGTATGTTCTTGTGTATGGACCTAAAAGGATAAATAAAGAAATTTTAAGTTAA
- a CDS encoding MDR family MFS transporter, producing MKRIILIITVISAAIMELIDTSIVNVALNYMSGNLGATLEDISWVVTAYGIANVIIIPMTSFLVNNLGRRNYYIGSIILFTVCSFMCGNSTNLWELVMFRFLQGIGGGALLSVSAMVVYECFPKEKQNIASALFGIGVFIGPTIGPTLGGFITDNFSWRWIFYINIPLGILAAILCFRLLPESPTRQKVKKIDWWGIILLIIGIGSLQTVLERGETEDWFATRYIVFLTVAAVLSLVLFVHRELTIPHPVVKLSVLKHPSLSISAILTFITGIGMFTSIYLTPVLAQRFLGFNPAQAGLLLLPGSIIAVFALIITGKVLQKGVPPALVVLLGFCCFIYFNWSMGQVNLEVSFATISINLIFRALGMALLTVPLASLAVSSLKSEDMPQGTAINNMMRQLGGSFGISIINTYIARRVALHRTDLISNLTPDNRSVMDRLQTYTSLFQSKGFGFPEAQQKAIALMEKIVVKQSFFLSYIDAYMVIGLAFIFVLPLLLFFLKRNKNKKIVIVSADH from the coding sequence ATGAAGAGAATAATTCTTATCATAACCGTGATCTCCGCAGCTATAATGGAACTGATAGATACTTCCATTGTGAATGTAGCCCTTAATTATATGAGCGGAAATCTTGGTGCCACCTTAGAAGATATTTCCTGGGTAGTTACAGCCTATGGTATCGCCAATGTGATCATCATTCCTATGACCAGTTTCCTTGTAAATAATCTGGGGCGCAGAAATTATTATATCGGTTCTATTATACTATTTACCGTATGTTCCTTTATGTGTGGGAATTCAACCAACCTTTGGGAATTGGTGATGTTTAGATTCCTTCAAGGTATTGGAGGAGGGGCTTTACTTTCTGTATCAGCAATGGTGGTGTATGAATGTTTTCCAAAAGAAAAACAGAACATTGCCAGTGCTTTATTTGGAATCGGAGTTTTCATCGGACCTACTATTGGCCCTACACTAGGTGGGTTTATCACCGATAATTTTTCATGGAGATGGATTTTTTACATTAATATTCCTTTAGGTATTCTGGCTGCGATTTTATGTTTCCGTTTACTCCCGGAATCACCGACAAGACAGAAGGTTAAAAAGATTGACTGGTGGGGAATTATTTTATTGATTATTGGAATTGGCTCTTTACAAACCGTGCTGGAACGTGGAGAAACAGAAGACTGGTTTGCTACAAGATATATTGTTTTTCTCACTGTTGCCGCTGTTTTGTCGCTTGTTTTATTTGTACACAGAGAACTTACTATCCCGCATCCGGTGGTTAAACTATCAGTACTTAAGCATCCTTCGCTCAGTATATCGGCTATTCTTACTTTCATAACCGGCATTGGTATGTTTACTTCCATCTATCTTACTCCGGTACTTGCTCAGCGATTTTTAGGATTTAATCCTGCTCAGGCAGGTCTTTTGCTCCTGCCAGGATCTATTATTGCCGTATTTGCACTGATCATTACCGGGAAAGTACTGCAAAAAGGAGTCCCACCTGCTTTAGTTGTATTATTGGGATTTTGCTGTTTTATTTACTTTAACTGGTCTATGGGTCAGGTGAATCTGGAAGTTTCATTTGCAACAATTTCTATTAATTTAATATTTAGAGCACTGGGAATGGCTTTACTTACGGTTCCGTTGGCATCTCTTGCTGTTTCCTCTTTGAAATCAGAAGATATGCCACAGGGAACAGCGATCAATAATATGATGCGACAGCTTGGCGGATCTTTTGGAATATCAATCATCAATACTTATATCGCAAGAAGAGTAGCCCTACACCGCACCGATTTAATTTCAAATCTTACTCCTGATAACAGATCAGTGATGGATCGATTACAAACCTACACTTCTCTTTTTCAGAGCAAAGGTTTTGGATTTCCTGAAGCTCAGCAAAAGGCAATTGCCTTAATGGAAAAAATAGTTGTAAAACAGTCCTTTTTTTTAAGTTATATTGATGCATATATGGTTATTGGTCTGGCATTTATATTTGTATTACCTTTATTATTATTTTTTCTGAAAAGAAATAAGAACAAAAAAATAGTGATCGTTTCGGCAGATCATTAG
- a CDS encoding mannan-binding lectin gives MSKFKINIVAGPLWSNDQAQKLGGRIAAAHLGKFTGQWSTIVEGEMSVIEVEYDTAPSGDTEYTLDVLAGPIWSNDDAKEICPSICASYGGTWNGQWTTVVEGKMSVCGCVFKF, from the coding sequence ATGTCAAAATTCAAAATTAACATCGTAGCAGGTCCGCTTTGGAGCAACGATCAAGCACAGAAATTAGGTGGCCGTATCGCTGCGGCACATTTAGGAAAATTTACTGGACAATGGAGTACCATTGTTGAGGGAGAAATGAGTGTAATTGAAGTTGAGTATGATACTGCTCCTTCAGGGGATACTGAATATACTTTAGACGTTCTTGCAGGACCTATCTGGAGTAATGATGATGCTAAAGAAATATGTCCGTCTATTTGTGCATCTTATGGAGGTACTTGGAATGGACAATGGACAACAGTTGTTGAAGGCAAAATGAGCGTTTGCGGCTGTGTGTTTAAATTTTAG